DNA from Stegostoma tigrinum isolate sSteTig4 chromosome 8, sSteTig4.hap1, whole genome shotgun sequence:
ATTTCAACATCAGGCATCAAATCACAAAATTAAACCCTGAAATTACAAAATAACATTAGAAATAAAAGACACAATGCAGCCCCTTACCTATGTGGAATAGACAGGCCGCCATCAACTGCACCTTTCAAAGCTCCAAAGACTTTGTTGCCTGTGGTGGTTCTGGCCAGTCCAGCATCAAGATAGCAGGTGAAAGCACCATGCTTCCCATCAATGCTTTCTACATTGTATTCATCACCAGTCACTTCCACCTGCCCCTCATAGATCTTGTCCAACCCAAATTTGTTCAGCAACTTTTTAAAACGAAAAAATGTCAAAGATTGTTAACAATTTTTATTTGTTAAAAGTAAACCCACAACTACAATACCAAGAAGACAGTGTTAAAATCTGCTGTGGACAAGAAATCTACTGTATGTGTTTTACATAACTATATTGAAGTGTACACAGATTTAAATTTCATACAAATCTGTTCCAATTTTTCATCAAAATCCATAGGAATGGCAACCAATGTGGATCCGAGCACTGCCCTTTTATATTGTTAACAGTCAGGTGTAGAGGAAAAATATCTGTTTCACTTTGTCAAAGTAAGAAGTAATCAACATCATGTTCAGATCAATGACCTTTCAGAAGTACTGGGTCATCAACATGACACGTTAATTAtgtttccctccacagatgttgctgacCTGAATAATTTCCTGTTAGCCCATCAGATTTTGCTTTGTTTGGAGGTGTTAATTTATGTTGTTGATAGAACTGAAGACTCTTCATTCTACACGTGACCAATGCAGCACCCATGGGGTGTTTGACGTTGATACTAGCATAAGCCAGCTACTCCCAAACtttaattcaccaaggctccttaaacaGTACCTGTCAAACCCAAGACCACTACCATCAGAAACACATGAACAGCAGATACACAAATACCACCAGCTGGAAATTtgcctccgagccactcaccattctgactcggaaatatattgctgtttatttagcgttgctgggtcaaactgttggaactctcttccttatgtatatatttttattttattgccCTTTGGTGTATCTCTCCACCAAATGAAAAATAGCAGGTCAAgaagcagcttaccaccacctcctcaaaggcaactagggataggcaataaatgctgcctagccagcatactgtgagtgaattaaaaagtCAGACACTCGAAGAAATTAACTTATTGTGTTAAAAGGCCAAATTAAAGAAGTTCAGTATAAATGCATGCAGTGTTGATGTAAAGTATACACTGGAACTATGACTGGAATCACAAGATGCCAAATTTCAGCACCGGTTACATGCCCCCTAAACAGAGCCTTGTTACTGACTGGAAAGATAAACTGTCATTTTATCCCAAACAACAACTCCACCCTTGTAacctcctctttctctctccttgtcACACATAAGGCAAAACCAGACTGTTTTACTTGAAGTTGAGATATTAATCACATAAAGAAACTTATGATCTCCCTGACATCAGTCAGCGCCACATCTTCCTCAACCCATTCATATTCCACTGATAATCTCACCTGTGCCTTTCTCAGCTCCAGATTCAATGTTTCTAGTCTGTTCTGGACAGCTTTCAATTCACCGCCCTTTCAACTTCAATTCACCCAAAATTCTGCTGTTTCTATTCTATACAACGTAAAGCCTAATTTAGCAATCAACCTTGCCCCTGTGAAATACACTTATTCtgattcaccaccttctcaaatttaaaaaaaaactatcaaaatCTCTATGGGCTTGTCAATCTCCATAGCTTCCAGCATCCCTCCAAACACTCATCACCCCTGAGATTTTGCAGCCTGAGTCCATGAAGTGAAGTCTAGAGGCCAAAAGCAAGCATCTTCCCTATTGTTAAAGGCTCATCCCAAAAGACAGTATTGAATAGGCAATGGGAAATTCAGTCAGATATCCACAGAATCCCAGCTGCACTTAATGCCTTAGAACATCGCAAACATTATCTGACTGTGGGCCACTGGCCCACATGCCAATAGACCCTACACCATACACCTGACCACCCCTGATAATCACTACTCCTGATGAACTTTTATGCATTCCCCAAATTCTTCCCATCACTGACAACTGTGTCCTCAACTATTAGGCTCCAAAGGCTGGACAGCCTCCCCTCTATCAGCATGACTCCCTTTCAATTTTTATGCCCACTAGGTATAGCTTTCAATTATTCTCCAAATAGCTCCTTCCTCAACTTTTACTACAATTTCACTTTTGTGAAGCACCATGCAGTGCTTTTCAATGTTAAcagcactacataaatgcaaattgttttcaTACCCACGTTCAGACCTTGTGATTAAATGCTCCTGTATATATTTAACTACTGCAATAGaaataaagacttgcatttatatagcacctttcactacctcaggatgtcccaaagcacttaaCAGCCAACGAAATGCTTATGAAGTTCAGCCACTGTAATGCAGAAAAAAAGGAATATGCAAAGATCATTGCACAACTATACACCCAAAACCTCTCTCTTAAGATTATTGAAGACAATATTCCCTGCATATTTTACCATATTAAAATGACATGGTTAACAGCCATTACAAGTTCTATATTCCTCTAATAAAGGACATTAAATAAAGAAATTACTCAAAATGTTCTGACCATAAAGAATATTCTTATGAAAGCAAGAGCATTAAAATGGCATGAGTGCTAACCTAGAACTTACCCTGCGGGCAAGAAGCAGACCAGTGCAATAAGATGCAGCATAGTTGGTGAGCCCAACTTTTATGCCATATTTGGGTAATTCATGGCCGTAAGCAGCACATACAATGATATCACCCTCAATTTTGGCATACGCAATCTGTAAGGTAAGAAGCCATCAACATCATGTGCATTACTTCGGGAGAAGAGAGTTTGTCTTTCACACAGCATTAAAATTCAAAGTGCCCAACAACATGATTGCTTTCTTATCGTAGGCCCCACTTAACACAGAGGAGTAATTATTAATGCAAGTCTTTTACCTGGCATATGATGTCCCGGTTGGTGAATCGTACAATCATCCGATATTTTGGGGTATTGTACTTGTTCTTATCCTGTACCACTAAGCGTTTTCGTGCATAGTAATCAGTCTTTCCCTCTGAAAATGGAAGAGAGAGTACATTTCATTACATTGTCCCACCACCAATTGCTGGAATTTTGCAGAGTGCAAGGAAGGGGCTAACAGTTTCCCCCAATTAACTTGCCTCTCCTCCTCCTAAATTTCACTTGGTAACGCTTGAAGTATGCCTTGCTTTTCACAACCTTAACAAATCCCTAtggttgaaagaaaaaaaaattagcttttTAAGAACTTAATGTGCAAGATAAACGTATCCAAATATCGATGTACTTGCCAATCTGTCACATATCCTAGCTGTTTTATAAACATACTCACTCCGATACCAATGCCAATTTTACTTGAGCAGAATGCCACAAACAATACAATGTTACCATCACTAATCTCGACTGAAGTATTTTTATGCCATAGCACCAACAGTTAAAAGACAATTGCTGTAGGTTCAAGCAGATCAAGTCCATCTCGTTAGTATTCACTACCTTTTGCATCCAGCCATTTGACTACTGCTGTCTGCTGTTAGAAAACACATAAGAGAAATTTCGACTGAAATGCACTTATGCCCACTCAACCTATCTAACTTGCTCTAAAGTGCCAGATTGCCAAACAACAAGTCACTAACTCATGCAACATATGTGAATATTGAACAGTTTGGTCAACTGTAAGTTGTTTGGTAACACTAGCTCGAGGTTAATGTTAGCTGAAGGCAAAATTTCTGTATCCACACTTAACTCTCTACACATTGGAGGACTAAGAATAACGAACTAAGAGCAAAAGAACTACGATCCTAAACTACGGGGACTGGTTGTTAAAGGCAGAAACAATCAGGCCGAAAAATGTGGTTGAATAGTTTTAAAATAGGGATTGCTTGTCTGGGACTTTTGACTTCAAGAGGCCAGTTTCGTTGTAAAAGATGGTAATGCTGCCTTCAAATTTAACTTAGATAATTCTGCATGTTTCCATTATTCAAATACTCAGTTTCATCAGCTTTATTTGCTAAGAAATAAAACTGATAGTTTTCATTTGCACTGATCAAGACAAAATTAACCTCTGCAGGACAAACTTAATATGCCTCAAACTGAAAGCAAACAGCACAACACAAACAGAtcatcagtccaaccagtccacaccaaccatctttccaaactaaactagtcccacctgcttgtgcttgggccatatccctccaaacctttcctattcatgaacttatccaattgTCTGTTACACGctggaactgtacctgcatccaccattttctctggcagttcgcACGAGTGACTGTGGATTAAAAaactgcccctcatgtcttttttaaatccttctcctcccaCTACAAAAATATGCAcctcagttttgaactccctcacactaacgaaaagacccttgtcattcacctcatgtatgtcccttgtgattttataaaactcaacCTCTTATATTCACGTGAAAAGTGTTCCAGTCTTTAGTGTATTTTTAtatctccaatcccagcaacatcctggtaaatcttttctgaaccgtctccagtttaataacatccttcctctaagagggagatcagaattgcacagtattccagaggaGGCCTCACCCAATGTCCTTTACAACTTCAACAGAACAAGACGAAATAGAAATTTCAACTCAAATCAGAGGATAGCTACAGCGTGGGAGGAGACCATTTGACCAATCACATCCAACAGGTGGAATGCACCCAGTGCCATTTCACCTCCTCCAAAGAGTCATACCGGACTCAAACTGTTTCTcatccacagaagctgccaggtagccaaatttttcttttaaatttcagatcGACAGCTCAACTTATCCCAGACCCTTCTGAAATTCATTGCTGTGCACACAAAATTCCCCAATACACAGCTTTTTGTTTTAGGTCACAGAcatttaaactttttaaaaaaatcttacagGAGTGCAGCCAACATTCAATTCTCCCACTCTCCTAAGTGTACACTACCTGAACTGCAGGGAAATGACATTTTAGGTCACAATGAAACAACTTTTCACTCCAAGAAAAATACAGATTGGGTTCCAAATATTTCCATTCCTGTACTTTCCCAGCACGTATGGGAAACTTATTTGTTAAATAGCTGTGCTAATGTAGTGGTTATGTTGCTGCATGAAAAATCCAGAAGCCTTGATAATGTTAAAGGGCATAACTTACAACCTCACCTCACTAATTTGCAACTTGGTATCCACAAAGTGACCATCAGGCAATTGAACTGTAATGCCCAAGTGATTCACTATTGTGCTCTAGGGAAGAAAGTTAACCATTCTTATCCAAGCCACCTGTAGATGGGCAATGCCACATTCCAATAATGACTAAAGCAAATGTACCAACGCTAGGGGGAGACGACGGCCTcgttgtattatcactggactattaatctagaggcccagataatgttctggggagcctgggtttgaatcctgccatgtcagatgttggaatttaaattcaataaatatctggaattaagaatctcataatgaccatgaatccattgtcgattgttggaaaaacccatctggtttacttatgccctttagggaaggaaactgccatcctcacctggtctggcctacatatgactccagacccacagcaacgtggttgattctgaactgccctctgggcaatttgggatgggcaacaaatgctggcctagccagaaacgccctcatcctgttaatgaataaaggaaacaacTACACcaccacttttaaaaaaaaaatcacaattactGCACATCATTTTTCATACTCAGAATTTCAAGCCCTCGCCACTTAACCAAGTTGACACCATTATACAGGACTAAGTTAAAAATTACCGAACTGTCTATTTCTGAGTATCtacaaaaaaattaaactctCTAATTTTATACATATGAATAATTTAACTTTAAACAATCTTCAGGACAACAAATTGAACCATTGGGCATTTTAAAGAGTATATAATGTTATCAAGTCCATAAACGTTAAGTCCAGCCTCAACAGAGAGgcctacattttttttaaaatcgaaaACCTCAAGAAGGATTTAACTGTGGGGACAAGCGACAAATCAGATCACTTCTCTTGCCCAAGAAGGCCTAAGTTCAGTACAGAAAGAGCACCTGAGCCACACAAAATGATTTAAGCCAGTGTGCAATTATCGAAATGGgcaaaatgcaatattttacaAATGAGAAACATAGTAGTTTAGGCCAGAAAAGTGTGCAACTGGTGATTCCTTTCACGTCCTGCCCTGGAATCGGTCTCTCAGCCTTTAGCGCAATGGCCACGTTGGGAAGTGAGACAGCGGCTGAAGCTGCCAACAATCTATCGCCATCCTTCATAACACAGAACATTCCTCGCTTTCTGAGGGATCCATGCGATCCACGCAGTTGTTAACTACCAGAATCGATGTTTATTTCGTGAAACTACCAACCATTTTTAAGAGTCTTCACCCTCAACCGCCCGGGACCCAGGCGATTTTCTGGGGCAGACAGATTCCACCAAACTGGAAAAGGCCGCTCATTCTGCGCATGTGCAGTAGGTAGAAATTGTTGTCAGAAGTTGTAATAAGATCATCCCCCCTCCAACACCAACTCTGCACCGCTCAGGCCGCAGCGCCCCCTGCGCACGGGAGGATCAATAAGCTGCTCAAAACCAAGTCACcattttacagagataatgggaactgcagatgctggagattccaagataataaaatgtgaggctggatgaacacagcaggccaagcagcatctcaggagcacaaaagctgacgtttcgggcctagacccttcatcagagagggggatggggagagggaactggaataaatagggagagagggggaggcggaccgaagatggagagtaaagaagataggtggagagagtgtaggtggggaggtagggaggggataggtcagtccagggaagacggacaggtcaaggaggtgggatgaggttagtaggtagctgggggtgcggcttggggtgggaggaagggatgggtgagaggaagaaccggttagggaggcagagacaggttggactggttttgggatgcagtgggtgggggggaagagctgggctggttgtgtggtgcggtggggggaggggatgaactgggctggtttagggatgcagtaggggaaggggagattttgaaactggtgaagtccacattgataccatatggctgcagggttcccaggcggaatatgagttgctgttcctgcaaccttcgggtggcatcattgtggcactgcaggaggcccatgatggacatgtcatcaagagaataggagggggagtggaaatggtttgcgactgggaggtgcagttgtttgttgcgaactgagcggaggtgttcgctccacactgccctccaaccccaccacacccggcaccttcccctgcaaccgcaggaaatgctacacttgtccccacacctcctccctcacccccatcccaggccccaagatgacattccacattaagcagaggttcacctgcacatctgccaatgtggtatactgcatccactgtacccggtgcggcttcctctacattggggaaaccaagcggaggcttggagactgctttgcagaacacctccactcagttcgcaacaaacaactgcacctcccagtcgcaaaccatttccactccccctcccattctcgtgatgacatgtccatcatgggcctcctgcactgccacaatgatgccacccgaaggttgcaggaacagcaactcatattccgcttgggaaccctgcagccatatggtatcaatgtggacttcaccagtttcaaaatctccccttcccctactgcatccctaaaccagcccagttcatcccctccccccactgcaccacacaaccagcccagctcttcccccccacccactgcatcccaaaaccagtccaacctgtctctgcctccctaaccggttcttcctctcacccatcccttcctcccaccccaagccgcacccccagctacctactaacctcatcccacctccttgacctgtccgtcttccctggactgacctatcccctccctacctccccacctacactctctccacctatcttctttactctccatcttcggtccgcctccccctctctccctatttattccagttccctccccccatccccctctctgatgaagggtctaggcccgaaacgtcagcttttgtgctcctgagatgctgcttggcctgctgtgttcatccagcctcacattttattatcaccattTTACCTGGAACTTTTGGAAGGAGGGTCCTCCTTTACCCCCGAACTATTCAGACATGACACTAAATCGGAGGTGGATTCGATACTAAGGGAGATAGACAAATTACATTAGTTAGCAAAACAAAGACCTGCAGactagaaacaaaaatagatatTGTTGGAAGAAATCatcaggtctggaaacatctttggagagaaagcagaattaaccaGGGACCCTCTCACAAAACTAAATTCCAGCTAGGAAAAGGTGAGTATAagtgctgaagatggggtggtgAAGGAGCAAACggcaggtggagatggagcccagagagagaacagttgggcagataaaggaatgggtaaaggtcaacCTGGAAGAATGAATATCTGCTAATTGGAAACAAagacagcaattgctggaaaagctcagcaggtctggcagcatctgtgaaaagaacaTCAGAGTTTCTGACGAaagtaactctgattttctcttaacagatgctgccagacctgctgagcttttccagcaacttctgattttcctgatttacagcatccacagttcttttatgATTTTATTTAGCTGCTAATGGGGCTCGTCAGTAGCTGACAATGGGAATGACTgtggtaaataaaaaccaaaagaaccgcaagtgctgtaaatcagaaatgaaaacagaaattgctggaaaagctcattggatctggcagcatctgtgaagagaaagcagagttaacatttcagttctgatgaccCTCAGGACTGTGGATGGTTGTGGtaacagcccatgtgatgacaaggcctggtgtgtggggtttgggatgaagacatgggagaaggtgctgaggGACAGTACTGAATCCTGAAGGTTGCAGGTttcccaggcagaaaatgagatgctattcttccagcttgtggtGAACCTTTGTCAAAACACCTCAGGAAGCCAGAGacaagagatgttggccagggaacatggttttgtgttaaagtggcaggcagcaggaagcttggataacaaagtgtggagctggatgaacacagcaggccaagcagcatcttaggagcacaaaagctgacgtttcggtcctagacccttcatggggACATTTTTGTGGACAGTATGGACATTATGCCATCTGCAATTACATGCAGTATATGCAATTTGCAGAATAAGCATGTGATTGGCACATTCCAgtcaataaaggtaagcatgaGGTGTGCATTTAAGGATGAAGAATAAAGAAACCACATACTAACTTGGAAAATAACAGTATGAGATGAAAGACCATGACATCTGGGAATAGAGGTACATAAAGCACTGCGGGAAGCAATACCACTTAATGCTTTGTAAGGCATTAAAACAAAAGCTCTAAAGTTTGTCTTAAGGGATAAAGTTGAGAAgtagaaaaaaaacaggatttgATCACCTTCAACTTAGAGTTAAAAGAAATGGCTACAGAGACAGGTGGACACATTGTTAACAGCTTTCGAAATTCTATCCAAAATCCAATTTTGGGccacacacctcaggaaggacatactggcactggtgcgtgtccagcagagattcacacagatgatcgctggaatgctaggtttaatgtacgatcaacatctgaggatcctgggattgtattcattggcatttagaaggttgagtggagacctaatagaaacttacaagataatgtatggtttagaaagggtggcgCTAAGAAGTTGTTttcattaggcggggagactaggacctgtgggcacagccttagaattagagggggtaaatttaaaacggaaatgaggagacatttcttcagccagagagtggtgggccagtggaattcattgccacggagagcagtggaggccatgacgttaaatgtcttcaaggcagagattgataaattcttgatctcacaaagaattaagggctacggggagagtgcagcaaagtggagttgaaatgcccatcagccatgatgggccaaatggccttacttccactcctatgtcttatggtcttatggtctaattctgcaATAGAAGTAGCAGACTGGAAGGCTGTGAATGCAATCCCACTATTCAAGCAAGGAAAAAGAAAGAGCGAAAACAGACCTGTTAGCCTAAGTAG
Protein-coding regions in this window:
- the rpl5a gene encoding 60S ribosomal protein L5a; translation: MGFVKVVKSKAYFKRYQVKFRRRREGKTDYYARKRLVVQDKNKYNTPKYRMIVRFTNRDIICQIAYAKIEGDIIVCAAYGHELPKYGIKVGLTNYAASYCTGLLLARRLLNKFGLDKIYEGQVEVTGDEYNVESIDGKHGAFTCYLDAGLARTTTGNKVFGALKGAVDGGLSIPHSTKRFPGYDSESKEFNPEVHRKHIFGLNIAEYMRYLMDEDEDAYKKQFSQYIKHGVTADQIEDLYKKAHAAIRQNPVHEKKPKREVKKKRWNRPKMSLEQRKDRIAQKKASFLRAQEQNGDS